In Streptomyces sp. DG2A-72, one genomic interval encodes:
- a CDS encoding response regulator transcription factor → MRVLIVEDEPYLAEAIRDGLRLEAIAADIAGDGDTALELLSINAYDIAVLDRDIPGPSGDEIAKSIVDSGSGMPILMLTAADRLDDKATGFELGADDYLTKPFDLRELVLRLRALDRRRAHTRPPVREIAGLRLDPFRREVHRDGRYVALTRKQFAVLEVLVGAEGGVVSAEDLLERAWDENADPFTNAVRITVSALRKRLGEPWVIATVPGVGYRIDAAPGTGREGRDRG, encoded by the coding sequence ATGCGTGTGTTGATCGTCGAGGACGAGCCCTATCTGGCAGAGGCCATCCGTGATGGCCTGCGCCTGGAAGCGATCGCGGCGGACATCGCAGGTGACGGCGACACCGCTCTGGAACTGCTGAGCATCAACGCATACGACATCGCCGTCCTCGACCGCGACATCCCCGGACCCAGCGGTGACGAGATCGCCAAGAGCATCGTCGACTCCGGCAGCGGCATGCCGATCCTCATGCTCACCGCCGCCGACCGTCTGGACGACAAGGCCACCGGGTTCGAGCTCGGCGCCGACGACTACCTCACCAAACCGTTCGACCTGCGGGAACTCGTGCTCAGACTCAGAGCGCTCGACCGCAGGCGTGCGCACACGAGGCCGCCGGTGCGGGAGATCGCGGGTCTGCGCCTTGATCCGTTCCGCCGGGAGGTCCACCGTGACGGCCGCTATGTCGCGCTGACCAGGAAGCAGTTCGCGGTGCTCGAAGTCCTCGTCGGCGCCGAAGGCGGTGTCGTCAGCGCCGAAGATCTGCTGGAGCGGGCGTGGGACGAGAACGCCGACCCGTTTACCAACGCCGTGCGCATCACCGTCTCGGCACTGCGCAAACGACTCGGCGAACCCTGGGTCATCGCCACTGTGCCCGGCGTCGGCTACCGCATCGACGCAGCACCCGGCACCGGACGCGAGGGACGAGACCGTGGATAG